In Streptomyces sp. NBC_00878, a single window of DNA contains:
- a CDS encoding amino acid adenylation domain-containing protein, with protein sequence MLPAQIQAHARAHPNRTAVAVGHDRLTYAQLDFWVSRLARRLRHQGIGRGHLVGVHLDRTPAAVAALLAALSAGAAYTVIDPSDPVSEGAGRLAAARPDLVLGAAPYVDELRRHGLNVIDVQEDTGEPLDGDVTTLAAQDTDTAYVLHTSGSTGVPKGVMVTHANIRHYTESLLERLDITVPLQYAHITTLAADLGNTCVFLALWTGGTLHLVDDATRRDPAGLLRYLCAEGIDVIKTTPSHWSVLSEAYGLDGATRPILRHLLLGGELLPLPLARRVIASGITDTLVNHYGPTETTVGVSVHLLTSETDLDALGDAVSVPIGRPLGANRLFVRTPDGAFHERDATGELYVVGPSVALGYRDAPEATAAAFTEDVAARHPGLGVAYRTGDRVRADAQGVLEFLGRGDRQVKVRGHRVELGHVEAELRRMPGVTDALAMVLPDEQGRLVAVVSAASGTRDRSAALRARAREVLPSYMVPDRIEVLEAFPRTGNGKTDHAALRQLVEESTTERRSPRSSEDPLLDEVLTAWRRQLGHDDFTPYDDFSSVGGNSIDAIQVIADLQSRGHRVSAATFLAEPTAAALATRLRAGAMAEDPETTDRPAVPVLAEDTALSPAQEWFFRQHFPQPDQWNQAVLLDADPPVRPKIMAAAVADVVRLHPLLRTAFRPGPKGVRRVLTEPGTPFTSSTLPTAADKAERHIEETAAACQQRIRVEDGALLQAHLFLGTERSHLLLVSHHLCMDAVSWRIVTNDLARCYAERLRGADPSLAPAPTDFGDWATHLRIQAPALADDLQHWDDITTSPTAPAIDDNREADAETVWFRLSRTQTDALNRTGLPPHAVLLGAFAQALATARATDEVVVDVESHGRLPFDEDLDVSRVVGWFTSTFPVSIASVADDMTATIKAAEAALADVPRLGVAYGLHGRPQRTDVCFNYLGTLAFPQDDELRLSPSRHRQGPVRGPENDRGYALKLTARLHDGHVTADLSYPSHLNDSGQLTGLARDTRAHLLEAAGLPPEEGQFVVEPGSTTGLLVQVPRTLRFEPPADSGLGRTGVREYGTVLLTGATGFIGAHLLHLLLTRTSGTIYCLVRDRDGCPAAERLRETLTWYLPDGDFDRYADRLTVLAGDLAEPAFGLPDRDYARLVREVEAVFHLAADTRLFGDRDSFTRLNTDPVRAVVALASNGRPKDLHYVSTLAVCGAGPEGEPAVFSEETLNIGQSFLNEYERSKYEAERIVHEFTAAGGTGFIYRSGNVTGHSVTGRFQRNGGDSRLVQLLRAAVQIGRVPSVDARTVALSPVDVVAEGILQISRSERVSGGTFHVDTLHEVPYADLFGALCDLGFDLEPDEAADFAPLFADHLADGDEQIALAHFWASRPERNVRYDHSRTHRLLTRLDVSFPAPDRSWLHAWLTGVIDQGELPLRPLHEPADR encoded by the coding sequence ATGCTCCCGGCTCAGATCCAAGCGCACGCGAGGGCTCACCCGAACCGGACGGCCGTTGCCGTGGGTCACGATCGTCTGACCTACGCACAGCTCGACTTCTGGGTCTCACGACTGGCCCGCCGGCTGCGCCACCAAGGCATCGGCCGCGGGCATCTCGTCGGCGTCCACCTGGACCGTACGCCCGCGGCTGTCGCCGCGCTCCTGGCCGCGCTCTCCGCCGGTGCCGCGTACACCGTGATCGACCCGTCCGATCCGGTCTCCGAGGGGGCGGGCCGCCTGGCCGCGGCCCGCCCCGACCTCGTACTCGGTGCGGCACCGTACGTCGACGAACTGCGTCGGCACGGGCTCAACGTCATCGACGTACAGGAAGACACCGGCGAGCCCCTCGATGGGGACGTGACCACCCTCGCAGCACAGGACACCGACACCGCGTACGTGCTGCACACTTCCGGCTCGACCGGCGTGCCCAAGGGCGTCATGGTCACGCACGCCAACATCCGGCACTACACCGAGTCCCTGCTGGAGCGGCTCGACATCACCGTGCCGCTCCAGTACGCCCACATCACCACGCTCGCTGCCGATCTCGGGAACACCTGCGTCTTCCTCGCCCTGTGGACCGGCGGCACACTGCATCTGGTCGACGACGCCACACGGCGCGACCCGGCAGGGCTGCTCCGCTATCTGTGCGCCGAGGGGATCGACGTCATCAAGACCACGCCCTCGCACTGGAGCGTCCTGTCCGAGGCATACGGGCTCGACGGCGCCACCCGGCCGATCCTCCGCCACCTGCTGCTCGGCGGCGAGCTCCTGCCCCTGCCGCTGGCCCGCAGAGTCATCGCCTCCGGCATCACCGACACACTGGTCAACCACTACGGCCCGACCGAGACGACGGTCGGCGTCTCCGTCCACCTCCTGACCTCCGAGACCGACCTCGACGCCCTGGGCGACGCGGTATCGGTACCGATAGGCCGCCCGCTCGGTGCCAACCGGCTCTTCGTCCGCACGCCGGACGGCGCCTTCCACGAGCGCGACGCGACCGGCGAGCTGTACGTGGTCGGACCTTCGGTAGCACTCGGCTACCGAGACGCCCCGGAAGCCACGGCGGCGGCGTTCACCGAGGACGTGGCCGCGCGACACCCCGGTCTCGGCGTGGCCTACCGCACCGGCGACCGGGTCCGGGCCGACGCCCAGGGTGTGCTGGAATTCCTCGGCCGCGGCGACCGGCAGGTCAAGGTACGCGGCCACCGCGTCGAACTCGGCCACGTCGAAGCGGAGTTACGCCGGATGCCCGGCGTCACCGACGCCCTCGCGATGGTGCTGCCCGACGAGCAGGGCCGACTGGTCGCCGTGGTCAGCGCGGCATCCGGTACGCGTGACCGATCGGCCGCGCTCCGAGCCCGAGCCCGGGAAGTGCTGCCGTCGTACATGGTCCCGGACCGCATCGAAGTCCTCGAAGCCTTCCCACGGACCGGGAACGGCAAGACCGACCACGCGGCGCTGCGTCAGCTGGTCGAGGAGAGCACAACCGAGCGCAGAAGCCCCCGCTCCTCCGAAGATCCGTTGCTGGACGAGGTGTTGACGGCTTGGCGGCGCCAACTCGGTCACGACGACTTCACCCCGTACGACGACTTCTCGTCGGTCGGCGGCAACTCCATTGATGCCATCCAGGTGATCGCGGACCTCCAGTCCCGCGGCCATCGGGTATCCGCTGCGACTTTTCTGGCCGAACCCACAGCGGCCGCCCTTGCCACCCGGCTCCGAGCGGGCGCCATGGCCGAGGACCCCGAAACCACGGACCGCCCGGCGGTCCCGGTTCTGGCCGAGGACACCGCGCTGTCACCCGCCCAGGAATGGTTCTTCCGGCAGCACTTCCCCCAGCCCGACCAGTGGAACCAAGCGGTGCTGCTGGACGCCGACCCTCCCGTCCGCCCGAAGATCATGGCCGCCGCGGTGGCCGACGTGGTCCGCCTGCACCCTTTGCTCCGCACCGCCTTCCGCCCCGGACCCAAGGGCGTCCGCCGCGTGCTCACCGAGCCCGGCACGCCCTTCACCAGCTCCACCCTGCCGACCGCGGCCGACAAGGCCGAACGGCACATCGAGGAGACCGCCGCCGCCTGCCAGCAGCGGATCCGGGTCGAGGACGGCGCCCTGCTACAGGCCCACCTGTTCCTCGGCACCGAACGCAGTCACCTCCTCCTGGTGTCCCATCACCTGTGCATGGACGCCGTCTCCTGGCGCATCGTCACCAACGACCTGGCCCGCTGCTACGCCGAACGGCTGCGCGGCGCAGACCCGTCGCTCGCTCCCGCGCCCACCGACTTCGGCGACTGGGCCACCCACCTGCGCATCCAGGCCCCTGCCCTGGCCGATGACCTCCAGCACTGGGACGACATCACCACCTCGCCCACAGCCCCTGCCATCGACGACAACCGCGAGGCCGACGCCGAGACGGTCTGGTTCCGCCTGTCCCGCACCCAGACCGACGCGCTGAATCGCACTGGGCTGCCCCCTCACGCTGTCCTGCTCGGTGCCTTCGCTCAGGCACTGGCCACAGCGCGCGCCACAGACGAGGTCGTGGTGGACGTCGAGAGCCATGGACGACTCCCATTCGACGAGGACCTGGACGTCTCCCGTGTGGTGGGCTGGTTCACCTCCACCTTTCCCGTCAGCATCGCGTCCGTCGCCGACGACATGACGGCCACGATCAAGGCCGCTGAGGCCGCACTGGCAGATGTGCCCCGCCTCGGCGTTGCCTACGGGCTCCACGGTCGGCCACAGCGCACCGACGTGTGCTTCAACTACCTGGGCACGCTCGCCTTCCCGCAGGACGACGAGCTTCGGCTGTCGCCCTCACGACACCGGCAGGGCCCGGTCCGAGGACCCGAGAACGACCGCGGCTACGCCCTCAAGCTCACCGCGCGCCTCCACGACGGCCATGTGACCGCCGACCTGTCCTACCCCTCACACCTGAACGACTCCGGACAGCTGACCGGCCTGGCGCGCGACACCCGAGCGCACCTGCTGGAGGCGGCCGGACTCCCGCCGGAGGAAGGGCAGTTCGTGGTGGAGCCCGGCTCCACCACGGGTCTGCTCGTCCAAGTCCCGCGTACGCTGCGCTTCGAACCGCCGGCCGACAGCGGCCTCGGACGCACCGGCGTTCGCGAGTACGGCACCGTGCTCCTCACGGGGGCCACCGGCTTCATCGGCGCCCACCTCCTGCACCTGCTGCTCACCCGCACCAGCGGCACGATCTACTGCCTGGTCCGTGACCGCGACGGCTGCCCGGCCGCCGAGCGCCTGCGCGAGACGCTCACCTGGTACCTCCCCGACGGCGACTTCGACCGCTACGCCGACCGACTCACCGTGCTGGCCGGTGATCTGGCCGAGCCCGCGTTCGGCCTGCCCGACCGGGACTACGCACGGCTGGTCCGCGAGGTCGAGGCCGTCTTCCACCTCGCCGCCGACACCCGTCTGTTCGGCGACCGCGACAGCTTCACCCGCCTCAACACCGACCCGGTGCGCGCAGTCGTGGCTCTCGCCTCCAACGGCCGGCCGAAGGACCTGCACTACGTGTCCACTCTCGCGGTCTGCGGCGCCGGGCCGGAGGGCGAGCCGGCGGTCTTCTCCGAGGAAACCCTCAACATCGGCCAGAGCTTCCTCAACGAGTACGAGCGCAGCAAGTACGAAGCAGAGCGCATCGTCCACGAGTTCACCGCGGCCGGCGGCACAGGTTTCATCTACCGGTCGGGGAACGTCACCGGCCACTCGGTCACCGGCCGCTTCCAGCGCAACGGCGGCGACAGCCGGCTGGTCCAACTCCTGCGCGCCGCAGTCCAGATCGGCCGTGTACCCAGCGTCGACGCGCGGACGGTCGCACTCAGCCCGGTGGATGTGGTGGCCGAAGGCATCCTGCAGATCTCCCGGAGCGAAAGGGTGTCCGGCGGAACCTTCCACGTCGACACGCTCCACGAAGTGCCCTACGCGGACCTGTTCGGCGCCCTGTGCGACCTCGGGTTCGACCTGGAGCCCGACGAGGCCGCCGACTTCGCGCCGTTGTTCGCGGACCACCTGGCAGACGGCGACGAACAGATCGCTCTGGCCCACTTCTGGGCGAGCCGCCCGGAGCGCAACGTCCGCTACGACCACAGCCGCACCCATCGGCTGCTCACCCGCCTGGACGTGTCGTTCCCCGCACCGGACCGCAGTTGGCTGCACGCCTGGTTGACCGGCGTGATCGACCAGGGCGAGCTGCCGCTCCGCCCTCTCCATGAGCCGGCCGATCGATGA
- a CDS encoding 2OG-Fe(II) oxygenase, which produces MTTLPDVVRSATSTVAHELTTDNLLKLASREIAAIHVRGYYPAEVAAKVAEKAINHQELGHYHKQHTSSVGRVHMPHIDTKWDKELTNKYHEQALSAIEDVRSMFHPYIAPVDRIRLDLQELWPAGANLLRLRDRACFVGALRVFQPNTSEFWPHSDSIDWETDAPEIDGVLNQLVANIFLQSADEGGDLQLWLREPSPEEKKTILDVEGLEPDSIEKPILQIHPEAGDLILMSPRQLHAVTPAKDRHRVGASAFILTKGPQEPLLFWS; this is translated from the coding sequence GTGACCACCTTGCCCGACGTCGTACGGTCCGCCACAAGCACGGTCGCGCACGAACTCACCACAGATAACCTGCTCAAGCTCGCCAGTCGAGAGATCGCTGCGATCCACGTGCGCGGCTATTACCCGGCCGAGGTCGCGGCCAAGGTCGCCGAAAAGGCAATCAATCACCAAGAACTCGGCCATTATCACAAGCAGCACACCAGCAGTGTCGGTCGTGTCCACATGCCCCACATTGATACCAAGTGGGACAAGGAGCTGACGAATAAATACCACGAGCAGGCGCTCTCCGCGATCGAAGACGTCCGCTCGATGTTCCATCCCTACATCGCGCCGGTGGACCGCATCCGACTGGACCTGCAGGAGCTGTGGCCGGCAGGAGCCAACCTGCTGCGCCTGCGAGACCGGGCCTGCTTCGTCGGTGCCCTCCGGGTCTTCCAGCCGAACACTTCGGAGTTCTGGCCGCACAGCGACTCGATCGACTGGGAGACCGACGCCCCCGAGATCGATGGCGTGCTCAACCAACTCGTTGCCAATATCTTTTTGCAGTCCGCGGACGAGGGCGGCGACCTCCAGCTCTGGCTGCGCGAGCCGTCTCCGGAAGAGAAGAAGACGATCCTCGATGTCGAGGGCCTGGAGCCGGACTCCATCGAGAAGCCAATTCTTCAGATCCACCCGGAAGCCGGGGACCTCATCCTCATGAGCCCCCGTCAGCTACACGCGGTGACGCCGGCCAAGGACCGACACCGGGTCGGAGCCAGCGCCTTCATCCTCACCAAGGGCCCGCAGGAACCGCTCCTGTTCTGGAGCTGA
- a CDS encoding DEDDh family exonuclease, translated as MLEDHQTAPSTTPWPAAYPQGYAVVDVETTGLARDDRIVSAAVYRLDARGEVEDHWYTVINPERDPGPVWIHGLTSDVLEGAPLFPEIAEEFAARLDGRVLVAHNAVFDWSMIAREYARAEREAPVRQRLCTIALSKELGLPLANHKLESLAAHFGVVQRRAHHALDDARVLAEAFRPSLRAAAREGVRLPLLECRPLTEWSDRSAPRIGRQSGGGYSSGGYPSGGYPSGGYPSGSWRPSRKRPACPYPNPGRYEPGKQLKQGMRIAFSGDTSVERDLLEDRAVEAGLHVATSLSRLTSLLVTNDPDSGTSKVVKARQFGTPVIDEAAFGQLLRDVEPASKT; from the coding sequence ATGCTCGAAGACCATCAGACCGCACCGTCCACCACCCCGTGGCCGGCCGCTTATCCGCAGGGATACGCGGTCGTCGACGTGGAGACCACAGGACTGGCCCGCGACGACCGCATAGTGTCGGCCGCGGTCTACCGGCTGGACGCGCGCGGCGAGGTCGAGGACCACTGGTACACGGTGATCAATCCGGAGCGGGACCCCGGGCCGGTGTGGATCCACGGTCTGACGAGCGACGTCCTCGAAGGGGCGCCCCTGTTCCCGGAGATCGCCGAGGAGTTCGCGGCGCGGCTCGACGGCCGCGTCCTCGTCGCGCACAACGCGGTGTTCGACTGGTCGATGATCGCGCGGGAGTACGCGCGAGCGGAGCGCGAGGCGCCGGTCCGTCAGCGGCTGTGCACCATCGCGCTGTCCAAGGAACTGGGTCTGCCGCTGGCCAACCACAAGCTGGAGTCGCTCGCCGCGCACTTCGGTGTCGTACAGCGGCGCGCGCACCACGCGCTGGACGACGCGCGCGTGCTGGCCGAGGCGTTCCGGCCGAGTCTGCGGGCCGCCGCGCGCGAGGGCGTACGGCTGCCGCTTCTCGAGTGCCGTCCGCTGACGGAGTGGTCGGACCGGTCGGCACCACGCATCGGCCGCCAGTCCGGCGGCGGCTACTCGTCCGGCGGCTATCCGTCCGGCGGCTATCCGTCCGGGGGCTACCCGTCCGGGAGTTGGCGCCCCTCGCGCAAGCGGCCCGCCTGCCCGTATCCCAACCCTGGGCGGTACGAACCGGGCAAGCAGCTCAAGCAGGGCATGCGCATCGCGTTCTCCGGAGACACCTCGGTCGAGCGCGACCTGCTGGAGGACCGCGCCGTCGAGGCCGGACTGCATGTCGCGACGAGCCTGTCGCGGCTCACCAGCCTCCTCGTGACGAACGACCCGGACTCCGGTACGTCCAAGGTGGTCAAGGCCCGCCAGTTCGGCACCCCGGTCATCGACGAGGCAGCGTTCGGCCAGCTGCTGCGGGACGTGGAACCGGCGTCGAAGACATAG
- a CDS encoding acetoacetate decarboxylase family protein, with translation MARVRYGARTEAEVAAARTASSRLPDIWSTGVVAVWESDPDAVAAVLPPPLKPTGRPLVRVNISKVDLPGYPLGAGSFAVAAAHDGVEGWYPLVMPMTHERALIGGREVFGEPKKLGEVTVERDGLVVRAALARHGIEFVEVRGAVSGALPLPEPVQKTDFYFKFLPAVDGSGFDADPVLVHCLRNEKVRKLERITGDVVLRESMYDPVADLPVRELVDITLGEKTTDQQGRVVERVSAQALLPYIHQRYDDPRQILDGPPEGSV, from the coding sequence ATGGCACGCGTACGGTACGGCGCGCGGACCGAGGCGGAGGTCGCCGCCGCGCGCACCGCGAGCTCCCGGCTCCCCGACATCTGGTCCACCGGTGTGGTGGCCGTCTGGGAGAGCGACCCGGACGCGGTGGCGGCGGTGCTGCCGCCCCCGCTCAAACCCACCGGGCGGCCCCTGGTCCGGGTGAACATCAGCAAGGTCGACCTGCCCGGATACCCCCTGGGCGCGGGCTCGTTCGCGGTCGCCGCCGCGCACGACGGGGTCGAGGGCTGGTATCCGCTCGTCATGCCGATGACCCACGAGCGGGCCCTCATCGGCGGCCGCGAGGTCTTCGGGGAGCCCAAGAAACTCGGCGAGGTGACGGTCGAACGCGACGGTCTCGTCGTCCGCGCCGCCCTCGCCCGGCACGGCATCGAGTTCGTGGAAGTGCGCGGCGCGGTCAGCGGGGCGCTGCCCCTGCCGGAGCCGGTCCAGAAGACCGACTTCTACTTCAAGTTCCTCCCGGCGGTGGACGGTTCGGGCTTCGACGCCGACCCCGTACTCGTGCACTGCCTGCGCAACGAGAAGGTGCGCAAGCTGGAGCGGATCACCGGTGACGTTGTCCTCCGGGAGTCCATGTACGACCCGGTCGCCGACCTCCCCGTACGCGAACTCGTCGACATCACCCTCGGTGAGAAGACGACGGACCAGCAGGGCCGGGTCGTCGAACGGGTCAGCGCACAGGCCCTGTTGCCGTACATCCACCAGCGCTACGACGACCCGCGGCAGATCCTCGACGGGCCGCCCGAGGGGAGCGTCTGA
- a CDS encoding SDR family NAD(P)-dependent oxidoreductase, with amino-acid sequence MELRAGQVAVVTGAASGIGLAMARRFAADGLKVVLADVEEGALEKATAGLREDGAVAHARVVDVGQREEVFALAEETYEKFGAVHVLCNNAGVGSGAEGRMWEHDPNDWKWAFAVNVWGVFHGVQAFVPRMLAGGEPGHVVNTSSGDGGIAPLPTASVYAVTKAAVVTMTESLYAHLKAEHARVGASVLFPGPHMLRTGLWESHRNRPARYAKQKPRRTPYRSLDQWEAAMKEAGKDVRFTPVEEVADFVADGIRADRFWLLPESEHSDRQIRARSRSMLDRAEPAYLEHFILD; translated from the coding sequence ATGGAACTGAGGGCGGGACAGGTCGCCGTCGTCACCGGCGCCGCGAGCGGCATCGGGCTGGCCATGGCGCGGCGGTTCGCGGCGGACGGGCTGAAGGTCGTCCTCGCGGACGTCGAGGAGGGCGCCCTGGAGAAGGCCACCGCGGGGCTCCGCGAGGACGGGGCCGTGGCGCACGCGCGCGTGGTCGACGTCGGGCAGCGCGAGGAGGTCTTCGCGCTCGCCGAGGAGACGTACGAGAAGTTCGGTGCCGTGCACGTCCTGTGCAACAACGCCGGTGTCGGCTCGGGTGCCGAGGGCCGCATGTGGGAGCACGACCCGAACGACTGGAAGTGGGCGTTCGCGGTCAACGTCTGGGGCGTCTTCCACGGCGTCCAGGCCTTCGTGCCGCGGATGCTGGCCGGCGGCGAGCCGGGCCATGTCGTCAACACCTCGTCCGGCGACGGCGGCATCGCGCCCCTGCCCACCGCCTCCGTGTACGCCGTCACGAAAGCCGCCGTCGTGACGATGACCGAGTCGCTGTACGCGCACCTGAAGGCCGAGCACGCGCGCGTGGGGGCCTCCGTGCTCTTCCCGGGGCCCCACATGCTCCGTACGGGGTTATGGGAGTCGCACCGCAACCGGCCCGCCCGGTACGCGAAGCAGAAGCCCCGCAGGACCCCGTACCGGAGTCTCGATCAGTGGGAGGCCGCGATGAAGGAGGCGGGGAAGGACGTGCGGTTCACGCCGGTCGAGGAGGTCGCGGACTTCGTGGCGGACGGCATCCGCGCGGACCGCTTCTGGCTGTTGCCCGAGAGCGAACACAGCGACCGGCAGATCCGGGCGAGGTCCCGGTCGATGCTCGACCGCGCCGAACCGGCGTACCTGGAGCACTTCATCCTGGACTGA